A segment of the Spirochaetaceae bacterium genome:
TTCCTGGGGGGCAAGGTGGACTTGGCGGTGCAGCGGTTTGTCGATGCCTGGATGGCGTTCCCGGGGCTGCTGCTGTTGTTGACCATCATGTCGATCGTGGGACAGGGGCTGCTGCAGATCATCCTGGTGCTGGGGATCGCCGGCGGCATCGGCGGCTCCCGCGTCATCCGCAGCGCCGTGCTCGGGGTCAAGGAGAACGACTACTTTCAGGCCGCCCGGGCCGTGGGCACGCGCACCAGCCGGATCCTGGTGCGCCACGTGGTGCCCAACATCATGGCGCCGATCATCATCATCTTCTCGATCAACATCGGCGGCGTCATCATTGCCGAGGCCAGCTTGAGTTTCCTGGGATTCGGGCTGCCGGTCCAGGTTCCGAGCTGGGGAGGGATGCTCAGCCGCGAGGGACGCCAATACATGGAGCAGGCGCCCCGGCTGGCGTTGTGGCCCGGGCTCTGCCTGACCATCGTGGTCTACGCGCTCAACATGTTCGGCGACGCGGTCCGCGACCTGCTCGACCCCCGGCTGCGCGGCGGCCAGGGAAGTTACGGCACCTCGGGTAACCGCCAGCGAGGCCTCCTGCGGCGTGGCGGTCACGCTGCTTCCGCATCGCCACCGGACTCGCGCGTTTGATCCCGGCAGCCCGAGCGCGACGGCACCCTGGCCGCTACCGAGGCGCGCGGACTG
Coding sequences within it:
- a CDS encoding ABC transporter permease, producing MSRNRDAQTAPAGQLDRTGDSRRRGWLADFLIRLWQEKPLGTACGILVVILVLVAMLAERLAPYPYQEIHLPDIMQGASARYLLGTDHLGRDLLSRILHGARISLTVGLAATALNALVAVLIGGTSGFLGGKVDLAVQRFVDAWMAFPGLLLLLTIMSIVGQGLLQIILVLGIAGGIGGSRVIRSAVLGVKENDYFQAARAVGTRTSRILVRHVVPNIMAPIIIIFSINIGGVIIAEASLSFLGFGLPVQVPSWGGMLSREGRQYMEQAPRLALWPGLCLTIVVYALNMFGDAVRDLLDPRLRGGQGSYGTSGNRQRGLLRRGGHAASASPPDSRV